Part of the Amphiura filiformis chromosome 9, Afil_fr2py, whole genome shotgun sequence genome is shown below.
TGAAACTGAGGCAATCTTAATTCAACAGTTTGTTTCTAAGCCATTccaagttgaaaacctaatgttgaatgcgtttatttatttatttaattttttttatctgtgggacAAGCTTTTTGATACACCACCTGTGGTAAAGACGAAgaattttattataatttatgaTTTAGGCAATCTTTACGTCTGATCAAGTCAAGACTTGAGATAGTTGTGGTGGATTTGAATAAATATAAAACAGCGGACcaaaatgaaatttactcaacTTCACCGGGAATAACGTGCAAAACACAGGCAAATTCATTAATGCACCCGGGAGCtatgagacaaactattaaattaagatagcCTAAGATTTCCTTATTGTTTATTATTCAGATATGCTACGGAGCAGGTTACATGTGAATAAAGGAAGTACTATGAAGGCAACAGACTCCTCCAAATACAGCATCCTTCATGTAGCCAACCTCCCAGAATGGGCGGTGGATTTACCTGAGAGAGTCACCATGATTGCTGATGTATCTCCTGAAGCAATGGCAAGAGAGTTGACTTTAATTGACAAGGAGTTATTCCTGATGATTCACGAGTCAGAGTTAGTGGATTGTATGTGGATGAAGCCTGATAAGGTATAACTTGTTCAAAGATGTTCAAGTTagtggcagtggcggcaccaggatttttttttcggggCAAAATCAAAGTTGGATTTCAGTGGAAGTTGGAGAGTTCTAGTCCGAGATGAGGTTTGAAATGACTAACAAAATCTCGGAGGGAAATGGCATTTATGAGTTGGAGGTCACAGGCTGCAGAAACTCAAAATACATAACAGTGAAGTTTGACCACCTCTAACTCAAAGATATGTCTACCTTTATCTTCAATCTTTAGCACCCTAAACTCAACTTTGCTCAATATAAAGCATTCTCAGTTTTCTAATAATTCAATAATTGACATTTACACAATTTTTTTCAGCATTCCAAGGCACCAAACGTCATGAGGTTAATTGAGTTCTTTGAACGAGTTGTAAGGACTGTTTCAGCTGAGATTGTCAAAAAGAACTATGACTGGGCTAGAGCTAGCGCTATGGCTTACTTTACTACGGTAAGAATAAACAGGTTTCTGCTACACTTAATTTACAAACATGGTGGGTCACAAACATGACTTAATTTATAAACATTTCATTCACCAACAAAAACTCTCCAACAAAACACTGAATATTAAATTTTCTTCAATATAAAGTTATTTGTCAAAAAGTTTGGAATACACCAAAATACACACTTCATAAATATCCATTGAATACAATCAttgtatgggctattccagttgaaatacatacacccccattggatgacatgaccttaatcttccacacagggtgtgtgactttcaaatggggttacctgaatgggcgactccatttgaaacctacactcctgttagacttctccgtagtccacttgcccattttgcacactctggctattacatttaagcataaaactctgatttatattgatttgtgtgcaactgatagattttcacatctgtatctgatcttttcagtcaccgcactccctctgtttgttagcttctgactttgccttgcggttaagatttttaacacgggactctatggagagttaggccaatttctggcccatctaaaattggccatgatgtaatgcatctttaaatggatctgccttgtgattggtcgcccatatctcgctatggtttaaatcttccggcccacgccattaccattaactacacgtacacaactatctgtggtatttgcggcgctttttgtgttgacgcgaaagttaatctctcatcaaacatctagcggcgtcttgtactataccatgcttagtacttgtggttaatggactgaacaataataataaacaagtgtgcttgacagtgtgtttttagagagcaaagtcccggggcaaagttctgcttaaaattcaaagtccatagtcggattttcgtggttcgctatcaataaactggtagattccaaaatcagaattgttcatgttcagtattaaagtgagccattataattatgcaagataatgttgcattcaattacttttattgtcactaatcatctgatagtcttaattctttatgaccattttactattgaatactttaatcgtaataaacatcagtataattttgagttcaacgaaatgggttcatcatgactaataataacatgtttaataaaattcgactatggcatagtataCACttctgtgtgcaagattaagattatgtcttccataaggttgtatatggatttcaactggaatagctaataATGTCTATCCtcacatttctttctttcctttctttgcaTGTTTCTGCAGGTAGCGGAAAAATGCTTTGAGTTACAGAATTTCCACTCATTGAAAGCAATCTTATGTGGGATGCAAGTGCCAAGTATTTATAGGCTACAATATTCATGGTGTGATTTTGAGGAACAGTATCCTGATGAGCACAAGTAGGTATAATATATAGCCAAAAtaattaattctcgatcatgagagccaaatTGGGTATGCAGAGTTATTTGTgttgagcgtactacgcaaataccggcgcttagggcgcaaacacagcttttgagaattgaccaatcacacggtcgttgctaggcaaggtcaaggttcggtcatgcaggtcgcgggatcgtgttattctatgaaaagtacgctgacgcagaaggtacatcctctcatgatcgagaatgttattttggctatagtaagAGCattttattttggctatagtaagAGCATTTTATTTGCCTCATatttagcagtggcgtagatttctttttgacagtgGGGGATACCTCGGATAGGGTGTTTCTTGCAACAGTACCTTTTGATGACAGAATAAATTATTGGTACCAATGCCCACGAAGCATGAGAAATTTTTTGTGATATTGAAgtgaaactggtgaaatatggtgcaaagtggaataaatgcataTGAAGCGTGcagaaatttgcacttttttaggctaaaatgaccaaatatgaggttaatttgataaAACCCACATACCGATTATACCAATTACTAAACTTACTCTGaaaccagggttttctttaacgcacaaaacacgcgtatttacgcgttcaggcactttgctgactccttcaaatccaaagtcccaaagtccacGCGtgacaaaatcttgaaaacgatacgttcagatattgcaagatttgaatagagaaacacccgatattgtgcatttattctcgccttttggcatttaggacctactcccgatatgtagggcccatcacattttggcAGCATTaatccatgcatgttttagtgattTGCGAGTCTCTAAAAggtgtcagtttgaaatcttgcaaattgggtccgggtccttttttctgtttaaatgatgcaccaaatgtcttcaattggactttaattttgcaaaattttccctctcaggggTGAATATccacctcagacacccccatgcgtagtggataaacaagtgaccattttcgcttctgctttcgacatttgtcaatttaggccctatttatAACACAATTTATAAGCCTAATATGGAAAACGTGACaaagaaaggcttcatggaccgtcatttcacaattttcggtttttcaacttaaattttacacagtaatagtgccaaaatggtccaccaaatcgcttcaattaggtcttcattttgccaaattttccaagttctggggggaacatcaccctgcgtagttgataaacaaatggctactttcacttctgctttcgacatttgccaataatgtttaacacaatttataggcctaccataatagggaaactTGCCGTCCGAAGGCTCCATCATGATCATGTCCATGGACtgttcatttcacaaatgttcggcttttttaaactaaaattttacacattaatagtgccaaaatgatccaccaaattgctccaattaggtcttcattttacaatagtttcttacttctcagggggcatttttaaatagtattattttattttaaaattgtccccacccttctgactgctctagatccgccactgctccaaacagtgacgtagatttctttttgactggggggctaaaatgaccaaatatgaggttaatttggtcagaaacccacatacaggcgtcaacattgggggatgattgtatggaccatcccctggcaaaatattggggagatttcTCACCCCCCCGGATctcgcctatggctccaaaaacaaacataattgttaaaaatgtcttcaaaaataatgttataaaaataccccattgggcaatgtttttgactccttcagaggaaaaattcacaattgaaagggtcaaaaaaatttgaaaataccccttcagcaaaatgcttaaagaaaaccctgtctGAAAcgatcaaaatatttcttaaaaatttgttttgagTGTGTACAGTTGTTGCAATTTTAACCATGAATATAATCATGCTTATATGGGGTCAgtcttaaaatgttgtcaaaaattaTGCCAAGAAGTTTGAAGTTTAAACAGGATCACAATAATTTTTAACcatgaaaataatcataatagtTATGAGTTTGACAGACTGCCAAACCTGGATTTACCTGTTTGTTAAATTAGTGTTACACCCGGGTGTTACACATGAATTCTCTTGAATTGGCGAATAGGGCAAGTTAATGTGGCAAGATTCAAAGAGAATTCAAAGGTAACATAAATTTAACAAACACACAAATCCAGATTCGGCAGTCTGTCAAACTCATAATGATATTATCACACAGGGTGTACAACAAACTAGCCCATCTGATGGTTGATGAAGGCTGTTCTCCCGAATACTTTGCTCATCTAGAGAGAGCCGAGTTGAATCCCCCCTTACTTACCATTCCTTGGAGCTTTCTTCAAGAATTTAATTGGTCTCTTCACTGTTGAGGATGATGGTGGGATGAGAACTCAATATAAAAAGAAATTTCATGTTGATAAAGAGAGTGATGATCACGACTGCTCCTCTGCCACTGCAGCTGTGTGTTACCATTATGAGGATGAGGATGCGAGTGTTGAGGAGCAAGACAACTCA
Proteins encoded:
- the LOC140160925 gene encoding ras guanine nucleotide exchange factor A-like: MKATDSSKYSILHVANLPEWAVDLPERVTMIADVSPEAMARELTLIDKELFLMIHESELVDCMWMKPDKHSKAPNVMRLIEFFERVVRTVSAEIVKKNYDWARASAMAYFTTVAEKCFELQNFHSLKAILCGMQVPSIYRLQYSWCDFEEQYPDEHKVYNKLAHLMVDEGCSPEYFAHLERAELNPPLLTIPWSFLQEFNWSLHC